A single window of Gavia stellata isolate bGavSte3 chromosome 16, bGavSte3.hap2, whole genome shotgun sequence DNA harbors:
- the PAIP2 gene encoding polyadenylate-binding protein-interacting protein 2 isoform X2: protein MLDGNLIRSSTSPSIISEDVIINGHSHEDDNPFAEYMWMENEEEFNRQIEEELWEEEFIERCFQEMLEEEEEHEWFIPARDLPQTMDQIQDQFNDLVISDSSSLEDLVVKSNLNPNAKEFVPGVKYLNI, encoded by the exons ATGTTAGATGGAAACTTAAT TCGCAGCAGTACTAGCCCAAGCATCATCAGTGAAGATGTGATTATAAATGGTCACTCTCATGAAGATGACAATCCCTTTGCGGAGTACATGTGGATGGAGAATGAAGAGGAATTTAACAGGCAG ATCGAAGAGGAGTTGTGGGAAGAAGAATTTATTGAGCGCTGTTTCCAGGAGatgctggaagaagaggaggagcatGAATGGTTTATTCCAGCCCGTGATCTCCCACAAACGATGGATCAAATCCAGGACCAGTTCAATGACCTTGTTATCAGTGACAGCTCATCACTGGAGGATCTGGTG GTCAAGAGTAACCTGAATCCAAACGCAAAGGAGTTTGTTCCTGGGGTGAAGTACTTAAATATTTGA
- the MZB1 gene encoding marginal zone B- and B1-cell-specific protein, producing MRPALAVWLALSLLAGTGAEEMCGGPPAAPTRTIPAPQLSPEERLSPHMPESLRCDACHAIAFQIEEQLRKAEGKVGRKALSESDYVEVLERSCSQSWESYGVQELDGEKRLAGPGLPRQEPMSVMVMGGPWPGRLSKMCHGYVGEQGEAQIYGAHRRGPAALRELLCHGEKGPCAGGKAGGPAPPKALQNEL from the exons ATGCGGCCGGCGCTGGCAGTGTGGCTGGCCCTGAGCCTCCTGGCAGGGACGGGGGCTGAGGAGATGTGCGggggcccccccgccgccccaaCCCGCACCATCCCTGCGCCCCAGCTCAGCCCCGAGGAGCGGCTCTCACCCCACATGCCCGAATCCCTGCGCTGCGATGCCTGCCACGCCATCGCCTTCCAG ATTGAGGAGCAGCTGCGCAAGGCGGAGGGGAAGGTGGGCAGGAAGGCGCTGAGCGAGTCCGACTAcgtggaggtgctggagaggagctgctcgCAGAGCTGGGAGAG ctaCGGAGTGCAGGAGCTGGATGGGGAGAAGcggctggcagggccggggctgccGAGACAGGAGCCCATGAGTGTGATGGTGATGGGGGGACCCTGGCCGGGCAG GCTGTCCAAGATGTGCCATGGCTACGTTggtgagcagggagaggcacAGATCTACGGGGCGCaccggcggggcccggccgccctgcgggagctgctctgccacgGGGAGAAGGGGCCCTGCGCCGGCGGCAAGGCTGGGGGTCCAGCACCGCCCAAGGCACTGCAGAACGAGCTGTAG
- the SLC23A1 gene encoding solute carrier family 23 member 1, protein MGTRSGDLAQPQNGNSALAPTGPPHPPGKELPAVGTDPGAGARPPRPAVDMLYKIEDVPPWYLCILLGFQHYLTCFSGTIAVPFLLAESLCVGKDQLTVSYLIGTIFTCVGITTLIQTTVGIRLPLFQASALAFLVPAKSILALEKWRCPPEEQIYGNWALPLNTSHVWQPRMREIQGAIVVSSLVEVAIGLLGLPGALLSYIGPLTVTPTVSLIGLSVFQAAGERAGSHWGIAALTIFLIVLFAQYLRHITICLPGYRRGSGFVLFRVQIFKMFPIILAIMVVWLLCYVLTCTGVFPSQPEAYGYKARTDARGEILSVAPWFRVPYPCQWGLPTVTSAAVLGMFSATLAGIIESIGDYYSCARLAGAPAPPVHAINRGIFTEGISCIIAGLLGTGNGSTSSSPNIGVLGITKVGSRRVIQYGAGIMLVLGTIGKFTALFASLPDPILGGMFCTLFGMITAVGLSNLQFVDMNSSRNLFVLGFAMFFGLTLPNYLDSHPKAISTGVPELDQILTVLLTTEMFVGGTIAFILDNTIPGTQEERGLVQWKAGAHSDSTASASLRSYDFPFGMSAVRRSRWLKHVPICPVFTGFKARAKGSGAAASAADGQDTADGLSVCTKV, encoded by the exons ATGGGGACCCGCTCGGGAGACCTGGCTCAGCCCCAG AATGGGAACTCGGCTCTCGCCCCCACTggccccccacatccccctgggaaggagctgcctgCGGTGGGCACG GACCCCGGAGCGGGTGCCAGGCCCCCCCGGCCGGCGGTGGACATGCTCTACAAGATCGAGGACGTGCCCCCCTGGTACCTCTGCATCCTGCTCGGCTTCCAG caCTACCTGACCTGCTTCAGCGGCACCATCGCCGTCCCCTTCCTGCTGGCCGAGAGCCTGTGCGTGGGCAAGGACCAGCTCACCGTCAGCTACCTCATCGGCACCATCTTCACCTGCGTTGGCATCACCACCCTCATCCAGACCACTGTGGGCATCAG gctgccccTCTTCCAGGCGAGCGCGCTGGCCTTCCTCGTCCCCGCCAAGTCCATCCTGGCCCTGGAGAAGTGGCGATGCCCGCCTGAAG agcAGATCTACGGCAACTGGGCGCTGCCGCTCAACACCTCCCATGTCTGGCAGCCCCGTATGCGAGAG ATCCAGGGGGCCATCGTGGTGTCCAGCCTGGTGGAGGTGGCCATCGGGCTGCTGGGGCTCCCCGGGGCGCTGCTCAGCTACATCGGGCCGCTGACCGTCACCCCCACCGTCTCCCTCATCGGGCTCTCCGTCTTCCAGGCGGCCGGCGAGCGGGCCGGCTCCCACTGGGGCATCGCAGCGCT GACCATCTTCCTGATCGTCCTCTTTGCCCAGTACCTGCGGCACATCACCATCTGCCTGCCCGGCTACCGGCGGGGCAGCGGCTTCGTCCTGTTCCGCGTCCAGATCTTCAAGATGTTCCCG ATCATCCTGGCCATCATGGTGGTGTGGCTGCTCTGCTACGTGCTGACGTGCACCGGCGTCTTCCCCAGCCAGCCCGAGGCGTACGGATACAAGGCCAGGACGGACGCCCGGGGGGAGATCCTGTCCGTGGCACCCTGGTTTCGGGTCCCTTACCCCT GTCAGTGGGGTCTGCCCACAGTGACCTCGGCGGCCGTGCTGGGCATGTTCAGCGCCACGCTGGCGGGCATCATTGAGTCCATCGGGGACTACTACTCTTGCGCCCGGCTGGCGGgagcccccgctccccccgtGCATGCCATTAACAG AGGCATTTTCACTGAAGGCATCTCCTGCATCATCGCGGGGCTGCTGGGAACCGGCAACGgctccacctcctccagccccaacATCGGCGTCCTGGGCATCACAAAG gtggggagcaggagggtgaTACAGTACGGGGCTGGCATCATGCTCGTGTTGGGGACCATCGGCAAGTTCACAGCGCTGTTCGCCTCCCTGCCCGACCCCATCCTTGGCGGGATGTTCTGCACCTTATTCG GCATGATCACGGCCGTCGGCCTCTCCAACCTGCAGTTCGTCGACATGAACTCCTCCCGCAACCTCTTCGTGCTGGGCTTCGCCATGTTTTTCGGGCTGACGTTGCCAAACTACCTGGATTCCCACCCCAAGGCCATTAGCACAG GTGTCCCCGAGCTGGACCAGATACTGACGGTGCTGCTAACGACGGAGATGTTCGTCGGGGGGACCATCGCCTTCATCCTGGACAACACCATCCCGG GGACGCAGGAGGAGCGAGGGCTGGTGCAGTGGAAGGCGGGTGCGCACTCGGACAGCACGGCGAGCGCCAGCCTGAGGAGCTACGATTTCCCCTTCGGGATGAGCGCGGTGAGGAGGAGCCGGTGGCTGAAGCACGTGCCCATCTGCCCGGTGTTCACGGGGTTTAAGGCCCGGGCGAAGGGCAGCGGCGCGGCCGCATCGGCCGCAGACGGGCAGGATACCGCAGACGGGCTCTCTGTGTGCACGAAGGTCTGA
- the PAIP2 gene encoding polyadenylate-binding protein-interacting protein 2 isoform X1 — protein MKDPSRSSTSPSIISEDVIINGHSHEDDNPFAEYMWMENEEEFNRQIEEELWEEEFIERCFQEMLEEEEEHEWFIPARDLPQTMDQIQDQFNDLVISDSSSLEDLVVKSNLNPNAKEFVPGVKYLNI, from the exons ATGAAAGATCCAAGTCGCAGCAGTACTAGCCCAAGCATCATCAGTGAAGATGTGATTATAAATGGTCACTCTCATGAAGATGACAATCCCTTTGCGGAGTACATGTGGATGGAGAATGAAGAGGAATTTAACAGGCAG ATCGAAGAGGAGTTGTGGGAAGAAGAATTTATTGAGCGCTGTTTCCAGGAGatgctggaagaagaggaggagcatGAATGGTTTATTCCAGCCCGTGATCTCCCACAAACGATGGATCAAATCCAGGACCAGTTCAATGACCTTGTTATCAGTGACAGCTCATCACTGGAGGATCTGGTG GTCAAGAGTAACCTGAATCCAAACGCAAAGGAGTTTGTTCCTGGGGTGAAGTACTTAAATATTTGA